A region of the Gambusia affinis linkage group LG11, SWU_Gaff_1.0, whole genome shotgun sequence genome:
TTCTCCATTTCTCTTCAAAGGCACGCCTTCAGAGAGGAAACCTTCTTCTGAAGCAGGGAAAGCTGGACGAAGCAGAAAGTGACTTCAAGAAGGTGGTAAGTATAGTTCTAtgtttaaactaaacaaaagcaAGACTTGTCCAGGAGGGGTCAGTGTTGATCTGTTAACCTGATCTCCCTCATTCCAGCTATGGAGGCATGCAAgtatggttaaaaaaagaaaaaaaagattgcatTTCCTTTGCAAAAGAGAACATTTGTTGAACAATATACTGAGCAGAATTACCTTGTAATCAACATTATTGGTTCAGCAGAACAATAATTGGTTCAACAATCAGGTTCAGCAGAACAATGAGTTTAgttatgctttgtttttttatgagtttCTCAGTAGTAGGTTGCGCGGAAAAgcaaattggaaataaaaaaccaTAAGAACATTTTGAATAGCATTCGGACTGTTTATTATACATTGTCCTtcaatcattatttttcttatcaCCTTGAATATGATGCTGTCCTTCTGTACCATGTTTTGATATAAAAACTACTCGCGTCCCATTTGAGCGTTGGAAGGCTTTCAGGTTCATCCAAACATCATTTGTAATAAGATTATAAACGTAATTATGAGGAAAGACCatattcattaaaacaaaatgtttgcttgaCACAATGCTTCTGGTGTTACTTCAGCAATCTGTATAGATAAGACTCATTATGCAGATCAGAAATattcacttttaaataaaagtgaagaCTATTTCTTTTCCAAGATTAGTGATTTTACTTAAAAGAATCACAAAAGgtgtcaaaacagaaactcctTGTTTGAATTTGCTTCCACATTTCCTCCTTACTGACTGATGAGCTGCGTTTCCTCTGGAGAGTCCGTTTAAGGTGGTGAAACCTTTTACTGTAATAACGTCAAGTAACCTGGCCAGAGGTGGACACTGTCCTGCTGTTTCAGCAGTCTGCAGCTGTAGTCCAACCTAATGCATCACATTTATGTTCCACTCTAAGCTGAGTTTGCAGGAATCCCTTGAAAGGGTGGTTGGGTCTTCCTATGCAGCATCTCAGTCATTAGCAGATATTGCTCTGGTAAATATGAAAATCTTTACAGCTAATGGGTTTGAGGAGCAATGTTTGGAGAGGAGGCAGCCAATGGCAGGGAAATCATAGGTGACTTCAGCTTTCGTTAGGATTTTTGGAGGGTTTCTTTGGGCTCTGTTGTGCCTGCAGCATTTAAAATTCAGATCTTCCTCATTCTGGTTGTAATTCAAACAGAACTAACAGATGCAATGCCTCGCCTTAAAATGATTCCAGCTCAACTCCAACCCTTCGAACAAAGAGGAGAAGGAAGCTACGAGCCAGCTAGCGAAGTCCGATGAACTTCAGCGGCTCGTGGCCCAGGCGCACCGCAGCTACAGCAGCAAAGACTACATGGCAGCTGCTGCCCAGCTTGAGGCGATAATTGAGGTAAGAAGCATCGCCTCTGTTGTCATTACTGCAGAGTGTTCACCGTGTTTGCGAAGTCGCCTCCAGATGTTTGCATCTGCCCGTTCCCCAGACCTGCGTTTGGGATGTGACCTCTCGTGAGATGAGAGCAGAGTGCTTCATTCAGATGGGAGAGATGGGGAAGGCCATCAGCGACCTCAAAGCTTTGTCCAAGCTGAAGAACGACAACACCCAGGCTTTCTACAAGCTCAGCACCATCTACTATAACCTCGGAGACCATGAGATGTCACTCAAGTAAGGAGGGCCtttgtgagttttgttttgctacataaacactttttctgaaatgaatttttAGAAGTATTTGCTGATATTCTTTAGTCAACCTGCAGTTCTTTGCAAAAGTCTTCATATTGATTGAACTGTGTTAATATTACAACCATAAATTTCAGTTGCAAACTGATTGACTTTACCTACAAAGTAGGTTACTTCGGAAGGTTATTTAAGAGTATCTGAGTAAAGaaggcagatttttatttataagagTTTAAAAACCATTTACATTCCTAAAGGATgatttgaagtttgtggttttaatgtgacagaacatGAAGAACTTTATGGTGCATAAATTCTTCTGCAAGACACTGTAACTCTGTTTGAATCTGCCACTCTCTCTTGGTTGTTAGAGCCAGAAAATCAGTCATTTCAAGCACAGTTCAGTGTAAACGTAGCAAGAAACCagtgaaatatttctgtaataaaaaaaggaaagcgtAAAGTCTGCTCATCTCCTGTGACTTGCAGTGAGGTGCGCGAGTGCCTGAAGCTGGATCCGGATCACAAGCAGTGTTTCAGCCATTACAAACAGGTCAAGAAGCTCAACAAACAGATCCAGTCCGCAGAGGAGCTCATCCGAGAGCAGAGGTTTGTGTTTCGGACCGGCGCTTTAAGAAATGTGTGCTGGCTTGAAATGGTTACAGTGAAATGCTTCAAGGGGCCTCAATGTGTTTTAATATCTTTTATGTATTCCAGTAAGAATGAAATATCTCTTCTGAATACCAGAGGTTACATCAGCTACAGTCTCTTTATGAATACTGAAGCACTCCCACTTTTTGGTTTCATACACATGCCTGCAAGCCCTATCTTAACGTGAATGGCTGTCACATCAAATTTGACTGACTTAATGTACAATATTCATAAGACTGGATGTGGAGAATGAAGCTGCATGACATGCAGCGTTCTGCTAGCTGACACGTTGTCCTGATCTTGAAGGTTTGAGGAGGCAGTGAGTAAATATGAAGCCGTTATGAAGACTGAGCCCAATGTTCCCCACTTCTCTGCTCTGGCCAAGGAGAGGATCTGCCACGCGCTTTCACAGGTCGGAGCTCTCACTGCTGCCCCAAAACTCGctctgtattattttatttaatttttttacatgaatacTAACTGAACCattctgtttgtgttctgaGCAGGCTCTGCAGGGGGCCAGGGCGGTCTCGGCGTGTAGCGAAGTCCTGCAGTCGGATCCTGAGAACGTGAACGTGCTGAAGGACAGAGCCGAGGCCTACGTTCAAGACGAACAGTATGAAGAAGGTAAGCCTGTTGGCTCGACCTCTCTGTACTTTATTACATTTCAGCTGTGTCTGATATTTTCCCGCTT
Encoded here:
- the dnajc3a gene encoding dnaJ homolog subfamily C member 3a isoform X2, which translates into the protein MEMGKKLLAAGQLADALSHFHAAVDGDPKNYIAYYRRATVFLAMGKSKSALPDLSRVIELKPDFTSARLQRGNLLLKQGKLDEAESDFKKVLNSNPSNKEEKEATSQLAKSDELQRLVAQAHRSYSSKDYMAAAAQLEAIIETCVWDVTSREMRAECFIQMGEMGKAISDLKALSKLKNDNTQAFYKLSTIYYNLGDHEMSLNEVRECLKLDPDHKQCFSHYKQVKKLNKQIQSAEELIREQRFEEAVSKYEAVMKTEPNVPHFSALAKERICHALSQALQGARAVSACSEVLQSDPENVNVLKDRAEAYVQDEQYEEAIKDYETAAKHSENDHEIKEGLEKAQRLFRQSQRRDYYKILGVKRTAQKKEIIRAYRKLAQQWHPDNFQDPEEKKKAEKKFIDIAQAKEVLTDPEMRTKFDHGEDPMDPESQQGHHHPFHGGFHGFQGFNPFGSGPFNFKFSYN
- the dnajc3a gene encoding dnaJ homolog subfamily C member 3a isoform X1; this translates as MVSIDHVAHKILTYIPYVLVLIDMRYQGVKCGKDGSVDNHMEMGKKLLAAGQLADALSHFHAAVDGDPKNYIAYYRRATVFLAMGKSKSALPDLSRVIELKPDFTSARLQRGNLLLKQGKLDEAESDFKKVLNSNPSNKEEKEATSQLAKSDELQRLVAQAHRSYSSKDYMAAAAQLEAIIETCVWDVTSREMRAECFIQMGEMGKAISDLKALSKLKNDNTQAFYKLSTIYYNLGDHEMSLNEVRECLKLDPDHKQCFSHYKQVKKLNKQIQSAEELIREQRFEEAVSKYEAVMKTEPNVPHFSALAKERICHALSQALQGARAVSACSEVLQSDPENVNVLKDRAEAYVQDEQYEEAIKDYETAAKHSENDHEIKEGLEKAQRLFRQSQRRDYYKILGVKRTAQKKEIIRAYRKLAQQWHPDNFQDPEEKKKAEKKFIDIAQAKEVLTDPEMRTKFDHGEDPMDPESQQGHHHPFHGGFHGFQGFNPFGSGPFNFKFSYN